In one window of Campylobacter coli DNA:
- a CDS encoding mechanosensitive ion channel domain-containing protein: protein MRKILLLLCFSLFAFADINRTIINNINEKISNLDTVIGASIWDVRYENFIKYQDINDELIILKLELKKIEDAHLQDELKRKIATLEEQLNVLKEYKELNFAHSLSAPEDIETLSKLTNPLAIIGAFSHIKKLRGEKEEYAFKFNDFKNLVEKIREKNLELKELVNLESNIENIEALKASDKKLEEFDQALKFASVSYSVYEKKIDDEITRVSAEIKAQGLRAINIVVAIVIVVAIAFMLKFVAKKYIKDNERYYTATKIINFINLNIIFLILLFAYIENITYLVTILGFASAGLAIAMKDMFMSMLGWCVIVFGGSFRVGDRVKVFQNDTTYVGDIIDISFLRITLYEDITLETYSKNRRAGRIVFIPNNYVFTNLISNYTHHGMKTILDGIDISVTFDSNVEKAQAIVEEIVNRLAKGYTELAKKTMKRLQNEYSIRNPKVEPRFFVFFEHWGMRISAWYMTNSYAALILRSAISKEIIKEFNKHEDIKIAYPSQNLYLGNLNQAPFGTHYNSTHFHTKDSN from the coding sequence ATGAGAAAAATCCTTCTTTTGCTCTGTTTTAGTCTTTTTGCTTTTGCTGATATAAATCGCACTATTATTAATAATATTAATGAAAAAATAAGCAATTTAGACACTGTTATTGGAGCCAGTATTTGGGATGTACGCTATGAAAATTTTATCAAATACCAAGATATAAATGATGAGCTTATTATTTTAAAACTAGAATTAAAAAAAATAGAAGATGCGCATTTGCAAGATGAATTAAAACGAAAAATAGCAACTTTAGAAGAACAGCTCAATGTGCTTAAAGAATATAAAGAATTAAATTTTGCTCATAGTCTTAGTGCGCCTGAAGATATAGAAACTTTATCTAAACTTACTAATCCTTTGGCGATTATCGGAGCTTTTTCTCATATTAAAAAATTAAGAGGAGAAAAAGAAGAATATGCTTTTAAATTTAATGATTTTAAGAATTTGGTAGAAAAAATTAGAGAAAAGAATTTAGAGCTTAAAGAATTAGTCAATCTTGAATCAAATATCGAAAATATAGAAGCATTAAAAGCATCAGATAAAAAACTTGAAGAGTTTGATCAAGCTTTAAAATTTGCTAGCGTTTCTTATTCTGTCTATGAAAAAAAGATTGATGATGAAATCACAAGAGTAAGTGCTGAAATCAAAGCGCAAGGTTTAAGAGCGATTAATATAGTCGTAGCTATTGTTATTGTTGTAGCTATTGCTTTTATGTTAAAATTTGTTGCTAAAAAATACATAAAAGATAATGAAAGATATTATACAGCAACAAAGATTATCAATTTTATCAATCTTAATATCATTTTTCTTATTTTGCTTTTTGCCTATATAGAAAATATAACTTATCTTGTTACTATACTTGGTTTTGCATCGGCGGGCTTGGCTATTGCCATGAAGGATATGTTTATGTCTATGCTTGGATGGTGTGTGATTGTTTTTGGTGGAAGCTTTAGAGTTGGAGATCGTGTGAAAGTTTTTCAAAATGATACTACTTATGTGGGCGATATTATAGATATTTCTTTTTTGCGTATCACTTTATATGAAGATATTACACTTGAAACTTATAGTAAAAATCGTAGAGCAGGGCGTATTGTTTTCATACCTAATAATTATGTTTTTACAAATCTAATTTCTAATTATACTCATCATGGCATGAAAACGATTTTAGATGGTATAGATATTAGTGTTACTTTTGATTCCAATGTAGAAAAAGCGCAAGCTATAGTTGAAGAAATTGTCAACCGCCTAGCAAAGGGTTATACTGAACTAGCTAAAAAAACAATGAAAAGACTGCAAAATGAATACAGCATAAGAAATCCTAAAGTAGAGCCTAGATTTTTCGTCTTTTTTGAACACTGGGGGATGAGAATATCTGCTTGGTATATGACAAATTCCTATGCAGCATTAATACTTCGAAGCGCTATTAGCAAAGAGATTATCAAAGAATTTAACAAGCATGAGGATATTAAAATAGCTTACCCATCTCAAAATTTATATTTAGGAAATTTAAATCAAGCCCCTTTTGGGACTCATTATAATTCTACGCATTTTCATACAAAGGATAGTAATTGA
- the aroB gene encoding 3-dehydroquinate synthase — translation MQINVDLKENAYKVYIDELDSLELDTKVFILSNPKISGLHLKTLLSKIKAKELFIATIEDGEEYKNLVTLEKILNQMFNSKLNRKSILISFGGGVISDMGGFAASIYQRGIDFINIPTTLLACVDAAVGGKTGVNNAFGKNLIGTFYQPKAVYCESEFLRTLGRRELAAGMAEFIKMAAMFDKDLLGFIEAIDEESFLNATCENEIFTQIISKSVELKARVVECDEKESGLRMLLNYGHTFAHVIENFTDYKQYLHGEAVAIGMNMANRLALKLGLLNKEECERIEKILLQFNLPTHYKIENINEFYEAFFMDKKSSNQKLNFILANSLGKGMIKDDIAKEVVLETLKEFQ, via the coding sequence ATGCAAATAAATGTAGATTTAAAAGAAAATGCCTATAAGGTTTATATAGATGAGTTGGATAGTTTAGAATTAGATACTAAGGTTTTTATACTTTCAAATCCTAAAATTTCAGGACTTCATTTAAAAACATTATTGTCTAAAATTAAAGCTAAAGAGCTTTTTATAGCGACGATAGAAGATGGTGAAGAATATAAAAATTTAGTTACTTTGGAAAAAATTTTAAACCAAATGTTTAATTCTAAACTCAACCGAAAAAGTATACTGATAAGCTTTGGTGGTGGAGTGATTAGCGATATGGGTGGATTTGCCGCAAGCATTTACCAAAGAGGAATTGATTTTATCAATATCCCTACTACGCTTTTAGCTTGTGTAGATGCTGCAGTAGGTGGCAAAACAGGGGTAAATAATGCTTTTGGGAAAAATTTAATAGGCACATTTTATCAACCTAAAGCTGTGTATTGTGAAAGTGAATTTTTAAGAACTTTAGGTAGAAGAGAATTAGCCGCAGGGATGGCTGAATTTATCAAAATGGCTGCAATGTTTGATAAAGATTTGCTTGGATTTATAGAAGCGATTGATGAAGAAAGTTTTTTAAATGCGACTTGCGAAAACGAAATTTTTACTCAAATCATTTCTAAAAGCGTGGAGCTTAAGGCAAGAGTTGTGGAGTGTGATGAAAAAGAGTCGGGCTTAAGAATGCTTTTAAATTATGGCCATACTTTTGCTCATGTGATAGAGAATTTTACAGACTATAAGCAATATTTACATGGCGAAGCAGTGGCTATTGGGATGAATATGGCAAATCGCTTGGCTTTAAAATTAGGATTGCTAAACAAAGAAGAATGTGAAAGAATAGAGAAAATTTTACTTCAATTTAATTTACCAACGCATTATAAAATCGAAAATATCAACGAGTTTTATGAAGCTTTTTTCATGGATAAAAAAAGCTCTAATCAAAAATTAAATTTCATTCTTGCAAATTCTTTAGGCAAGGGGATGATAAAAGATGATATTGCTAAAGAAGTGGTATTGGAAACTTTGAAAGAATTTCAATGA